In one Verrucomicrobiia bacterium genomic region, the following are encoded:
- a CDS encoding DUF4080 domain-containing protein, with translation MADIVLTTLNAKYIHASFGLRYLMANLGQLQSHAAIAEFDINQRPLEIAEQLLALNPRILGFGIYIWNVTETEKVIATIKRVRPEIVVILGGPEVSHETGTQSIVHLADHVITGEADLKFAELCNQLLLASLSPLACDARSGRAAGTEGASSPQPSPPLRAEERELTGDLLNHGPEPRCSTWLPKIVHAPLPDFSQLALPYDLYNADDIAHRIIYIEASRGCPFTCEFCLSSLDVPVRQVPLPLLLDHLQRLIDRGVKQFKFVDRTFNLNVNVSQAILEFFLARHQPGHFYHFEMIPDRLPVPLREIIAKFPAGSLQFEVGIQTFNPTVGGLIKRRQNYDRLEDNFRFLRQHTGVHLHADLIAGLPGETLESFASGFNRLIALQPHEIQVGILKRLRGTPIVRHDAEWRMVYSSHPPYEILQNKLIDFATMQRLRRFAKYWDLVGNSGNFVETTPLLWAGDKSPFGEFQRLSEWLYARTRRTDSIALMRLMELLFVFLTREREDRIDPKAAAEALWRDYQRGGRFDKPGFLKDYLPEDSKPARASQPQQLPKRQSRHAAA, from the coding sequence ATGGCCGACATCGTCCTGACCACGCTGAACGCGAAGTATATTCATGCTTCGTTCGGGCTGCGTTATCTCATGGCGAATCTCGGCCAACTGCAATCGCACGCGGCCATTGCTGAGTTCGATATCAACCAGCGTCCGCTCGAAATCGCTGAACAGTTGCTCGCCCTCAATCCGCGGATTCTCGGATTCGGGATTTACATCTGGAACGTCACGGAAACCGAAAAGGTCATCGCCACAATCAAGCGCGTTCGGCCGGAAATCGTGGTCATCCTCGGTGGACCCGAAGTCAGCCACGAAACCGGCACACAGTCGATCGTCCATCTCGCCGACCACGTCATCACAGGCGAAGCCGACCTCAAATTCGCGGAGCTCTGTAACCAATTGCTTTTAGCGTCTCTTTCTCCCCTCGCCTGCGACGCGAGGAGCGGGAGAGCGGCCGGGACAGAGGGCGCCTCCTCTCCCCAACCCTCTCCTCCGCTCCGAGCGGAAGAGAGGGAGTTGACTGGAGATCTGCTGAATCACGGGCCAGAGCCACGGTGCTCCACTTGGCTCCCTAAAATCGTCCACGCCCCCCTGCCCGATTTCTCGCAACTTGCGCTTCCCTACGATCTCTACAACGCCGACGACATCGCGCATCGCATCATATATATCGAAGCGTCGCGCGGATGCCCCTTCACCTGCGAGTTTTGCCTTTCGTCGCTCGACGTTCCCGTGCGCCAGGTTCCGCTTCCATTGCTGCTGGATCATCTTCAACGCCTCATCGACCGCGGCGTGAAGCAGTTCAAATTCGTTGACCGCACGTTCAACCTCAACGTCAACGTCAGCCAGGCAATCCTTGAATTCTTTCTTGCACGCCATCAGCCCGGGCACTTCTATCATTTCGAAATGATCCCCGACCGGCTGCCGGTTCCTTTGAGGGAAATTATCGCGAAATTTCCGGCGGGATCTTTGCAATTCGAAGTCGGCATTCAAACCTTCAATCCGACCGTGGGCGGCCTGATCAAGCGCCGGCAGAATTACGATCGGCTCGAGGACAACTTCCGATTCCTGCGGCAGCACACGGGCGTGCACCTGCACGCCGACCTGATTGCGGGCCTACCTGGCGAAACCCTGGAGAGCTTTGCATCAGGCTTCAATCGCCTGATTGCATTGCAGCCGCACGAGATCCAGGTCGGCATTTTGAAGCGGCTGCGCGGAACGCCGATCGTGCGTCACGATGCCGAATGGCGAATGGTGTACAGCAGCCATCCGCCGTATGAGATTTTGCAAAACAAGCTGATTGATTTCGCCACGATGCAGCGTCTGCGCCGGTTCGCGAAGTATTGGGACCTGGTTGGCAACAGCGGTAATTTTGTTGAGACCACACCGTTGCTATGGGCTGGCGACAAATCTCCGTTCGGCGAATTTCAGCGTCTGAGCGAATGGCTCTACGCCCGCACGCGGCGGACGGACAGCATTGCGTTGATGCGCTTGATGGAACTGCTCTTTGTATTCCTGACCCGTGAGCGCGAAGATCGGATCGATCCCAAGGCGGCCGCCGAAGCGCTTTGGCGCGACTATCAACGCGGCGGCCGGTTTGATAAGCCGGGGTTCCTCAAGGATTACCTGCCGGAAGATTCAAAACCGGCGCGCGCTTCGCAGCCCCAGCAACTCCCCAAGCGCCAGTCCCGTCACGCAGCAGCGTAG